From the genome of Cloacibacillus sp.:
TCAGTTCTTTGTTGTTGCCTCTTCAATCAGGCTTTTTATTGCTTCAAGGAGTTAGCATCCATGGACTGTGTTATCAACGAAACTGCGGGGCATCGCAGATATTGCGCTACCTTCGGAAGGCCTTCGCCTTTTCGGCAATACCTACAATATATTGACAAAAACTTCCACGCGGTAATGTCAGTATCTACGGTCAAAAACAAGCGCCGTACAGACTTCGTCATGCTGCGGGACTTATCCTCTGGCGCAGTTCGTTTATGAAATAATTAAAACTCGGGGATTTGTTTCGACTCAAATCCATTTGCGAACCAATTTTTTGTGCCCATTCCTTTTTTCTCATACCTATTTCTCTATATGAGGGACATTCTTTTTGCATCCGTACCAAACCACCCGGATATATTACATTGGCAAGCGTTTCCCAAGTGCCGCAGATCGAATCTTGCACATATGCACGGAGCACCTGTCGTCTAGCGTCGGGATATACGGCTGTAACTGCGGCCTCGTCTCCCAAAAGCCACGCTTCCACCTCTTCAACCGCGATACAAAACACATGATCGGTTGTAATATTTTTATCAACTGCAACTTGTTCAAGTCTGGCTTTGAAGTCTTCTGTAATATTATCGTCATTATCAAGGATTACAAATATCGCGGCCTGAAAATCGCGAAAACTTTTATCAAACCCCCTCAAATAAATAGCCAAATCGTCAAGGAGTTTACCAGTTCGCGTTTCTTTCCCTGTCTGCTTTTTCCTAAAACCACCAATGCCCCTGAATGATTTGCAATCGTAAGTGATGTGAGGAGCGTCTGGAACAATTTTTTGCATCAGTTCAAGAATAAGCGCTTCACTCGACTGATCTTCGATAAGAAATTGAAAATGCATTCCTGCTACCTCCGTCAGCCGAAATATTTGCTGTACCACAAATCTCCCATAGATGCTCCCTCGGCAACCAAGTTGCTTACGAATTCGTAATCAGAGGCTTTTCGTGCGTTCGAGAAACCATCCGTCCCTTTTTCGAGCACCCATACCTGTTCTGGGGAGAGAGCATTAACAAAAAAAGGGCTGTGTGTAGTCACAAATAACTGTTTACTGTAACCTGTGCCGACATTTTTAGCCATTTCTGCAGCTAGATCCGGTAAATATTGATGATATAAGCCATTCTCCGGTTCTTCGATAAAAACCAGCTTTCGTGGGTTTTTCTCATGAAGTAAAAGATAATAGGCAAAAAGTTTGAGTGTTCCGTCAGACATTCTCTGAGAAAAGAACGGCTCTTTAAACCCGTCCTGTCGAAATTCCAAATACATTTGGCCATTCTGAAGTTTTACAGGTTGTATATTGGCGATGTTTGGGATTTTTGTTTGAATGTCAGCCAGTATCCTTTCAAATTCCTTTGGATTCTCCCGATACATATATTGGGCGACATTGTTCAAATTACTGCCTTCCCTGTTGAGGTACGGCGTTGGCGCCGCAGTCTGTATCTGTCGTGCCGTGTCAGGAGAGAAATAGCATAAATACCAACTGCGTAAAAATCCAAGAAACTGTTCTATACGGGAATACTGTTTCATTGCGCCAAGCGTTACAATTCCCAGCTTTCTTGTATCACTCAATTCCACTTCGGCTTTATTGCCGGTAATCTGCCCTTCATCGTCCTGGCCGCCCGTCGCGCCCTCAAAGGCGTACCCTTTTCCTTCTATTAGGTACAGGAAAGACATCGGCCGCCCATTTTTTTGCACACGCTGCCTCAGCCTTTCTTCTTTTACATACGGGCGCCCTATTTTATCTTTATCAATCGTCAGTTCATAGGTTATCGGACGTGCGTTGCTTGTCTCGCGATAGTAGATTTCAAAACGTATCGGCCCGCTGGCGCCTTGTGATATTATTTGCTCGTATCCACCGCGATTTCGGGCGTCGCACGAGCTTTCCACATCTGTTGTCAGGCAGTCCGAAATAAAACCAAATGCATCGGCAATGGTGCTCTTACCATTTCCGGAAGGACCAATAATAGCAACCATGTTTCCAAGAGGCTTGCCCTGTCGGTCACTGTACAGTTGTCCCATTTTTATCTTTTTCAATGAGCCATAATTCTGT
Proteins encoded in this window:
- a CDS encoding DUF4276 family protein, whose amino-acid sequence is MHFQFLIEDQSSEALILELMQKIVPDAPHITYDCKSFRGIGGFRKKQTGKETRTGKLLDDLAIYLRGFDKSFRDFQAAIFVILDNDDNITEDFKARLEQVAVDKNITTDHVFCIAVEEVEAWLLGDEAAVTAVYPDARRQVLRAYVQDSICGTWETLANVIYPGGLVRMQKECPSYREIGMRKKEWAQKIGSQMDLSRNKSPSFNYFINELRQRISPAA
- a CDS encoding AAA family ATPase; this translates as MGKVLGIAIQNYGSLKKIKMGQLYSDRQGKPLGNMVAIIGPSGNGKSTIADAFGFISDCLTTDVESSCDARNRGGYEQIISQGASGPIRFEIYYRETSNARPITYELTIDKDKIGRPYVKEERLRQRVQKNGRPMSFLYLIEGKGYAFEGATGGQDDEGQITGNKAEVELSDTRKLGIVTLGAMKQYSRIEQFLGFLRSWYLCYFSPDTARQIQTAAPTPYLNREGSNLNNVAQYMYRENPKEFERILADIQTKIPNIANIQPVKLQNGQMYLEFRQDGFKEPFFSQRMSDGTLKLFAYYLLLHEKNPRKLVFIEEPENGLYHQYLPDLAAEMAKNVGTGYSKQLFVTTHSPFFVNALSPEQVWVLEKGTDGFSNARKASDYEFVSNLVAEGASMGDLWYSKYFG